The DNA sequence agcaggaagtaccagtgactcacttaATACGGACGTTGTCAGATaacacagatgctaagctacaggactcttttaatagcacagactggaatatgttccaggactcATCcgttggcattgaggagtataccacatcagtcaatggcttcatcaataagtgcatcgattacgttgtccccacagtgaacgTATGTGCAtcccctaaccagaaaccatagattacaagcaacatccgcactgagctaaaggctagagctgccgctttcaaggagcgggactctaacccggacgcttataagaaatcccgctatgccctcataagaaccatcaaacaggcaaagtgtaaaTATAGGACTAAGATTAAATCCTACTACATCGGCTCCGACGcacatcagatgtggcagggcttgcaaactattaccgACTATAAAGGGAAGCCcggccgcgagctgcccagtgacacaagcctaccagacgagctaaacgaCTTCGATgcgcgcttcgaggcaagcaacactgaagcatgcataagagcaccagctgttctggacgactgtgtgatcacgctcgccatagccgatgtgagcaagacctttaaacaggtcaacattcacacggctgcagggccagatggattaccagcatgtgtactccgagcatgcgctgaccaactggcaagtgtcttcactgacatttccaacctgtccctggccgagtctgtaataccaacatgtttcaagcagaccaccatagtccctgtgcccaagaacactaaggtaacctgcctaaatgactaccgacccgtagcactcacgtctctAGCCATGaagtggctcacatcaacaccatcatcccagaaaccctagacccactcccatttgcataccgccccaacagatccacagatgatgcaatctctactgcactacacactgccctttgtcacctggacaaaaggaacacctacatgagaatgctgttcattgactacagctctgtgttcaacaccatagtgccctcaaagctcatcactaagctaaggatcctgggactaaacatctccctctgcaactggatcctggacttcctgatgggccgtccccaggtggtaagggtaggcaacaacacatctgccacgctgatcctcaacacgggggcccctcaggggtgcgtgcttagtaccctcctgtactccctgttcacccatgactgcgtggccaagcatgactccaacaccatcattaagtttgccgacgacacaacggtggtaggcctgatcaccgacaacgatgagacagcctatagggaggaggtcagagacctggaagtgtggtgccacgtgccaggacaacaacctctccctcaacgtgatcaagacaaaggagatgatcgtggactacaggaaaaggagggccgagcacacccccattctcatcaatggggctgtagtggagcaggttgagagcttcacgttccttggtgtccacattaccaacaaactatcatggtccaaacacaccaagacagtcgttaaGAGGGCACAGCAATGCTTATtctccctcaggaaactgaaaagatttggcatgggtcctcagatcctcaaaaagttctacagctgcaccatctagagcatcctgactgcttgtttcactgcctggtatggcaactggttGGCCTACGACCACaaggagctacagagggtagtgtgtacggcccagtacatcactggtgtcaagcttcctgccatccaagacctctataccaggcggtgtcaataaggctgtttattatctatgcatagtcactttacccttactgtatctatatgtacatattaccccgactaatctgtacccccacacattgactcagtaccggtaccccctgtatatagcctcgttattgttattgtattgttgttcttttatttttttattttatttagtaaatatttttcttaaaactgcattgttggttatatgcttgtaagtaagcatttcacggtaaggtctacacctgttgtattcggcgcatgtgacaaatataatttcatTTAACTTgaaaataatatgaaatgctctgagaccaggttgatccATGCTCTATCACCTATACACAGATCAGGCCCCTCCcgcttcctcacctctcctctgcaGGTGGCTGATGGACAGAGACTCGTAGGAGGCTTCAGGTGACAGGCAGAACTCCACAGGTGGCCTACTGTCACTCAGGCTGAAGGAGTCACAGTGCTGTTGTTGATGCTGCTTTACACTGGGCCCTGCAGACACCAGGGGCTGCAGAAGGGCGCTCAGAGAGGACACTGACGAGAGAGCAGCTGTCAGGCTACGATGAGAGGCTGCAGACCCAGTCATAGGGACTGAGGACAGTGGGATTGTCTTGTGGGGCAGTAAGGGTGGGTCTGGAGAGAAGGACACCAGCAGGTCTGGATGATGGATGTGACTGTCAGAGGGTGACATGGTTGCTACATGGGAGATGGGGCAGTGAGGGCTGTGGGTCAGGAGGACTGGGTTGAGGCTCTTCTGCACTGGGGACAGGCGTATGAGATCTTGGCAGATCTGAGCCATGCCTTGGCTCCGTTTGATTGAATCTTTGCAATGAGACTGGTTTGGGCTACTGTGGGCCTGAGCTGGGCTGGGGTAGGTTTGGTCTAGGTCTTCATAGAGCTTGTCCTGGCATGAATAAGCCTGGGTTAGTTTGGTGCTTGTTTGTGCTTGTTTTGGACTGGTCGATGTGAGACCAACGCTAGTGTGGGGCCTGTATGGACTGGAGTGTGTCCAGTTGAGTCTGGACTGGAAGTGTTGTGGACTGGGGGTGCAGGTGGAGCAGGTATCAGAGCTGGAGGGGCCTTCCAGGAGGATGGCTCCATAGCTGCCTAGTGGTGAGGGATGCAGGTGGGTCAGGAGTCTGTTGCCTTTGCCTATGCACTTGGACCCTGGCTGGGAGCTGGAGCTGGGCTTAGTGTTCTTGTGGCTGATGTACTGGTCCAGCAGGGAGCCCAGGGGCTGGCTCTGAGGTTTACCCGCTGGGGGAAGCAGGACGAAGGGCTGGATGGGCAGGGAGGTGGGCCTCTGTGCCTTACTATATCGAACCACAGGAGTGGCCCATGAACATGCccctgagagggagaggggatgaaAAGTTTTAAAGACAAGGAAAAAACAAGGGTAGATCAGCTGAATCGTAATTACTCATGTAAAAATACCAACTGGCTTGTTTTCTTACCCTCCTCCTCCGTCTCATGGTTCGGTGACACAGAAGGGTGGTTGGACACAGTGATACTGCCTTGGTTGGGACTCAGGAGTAGGGGGGAGTGGCTGCTACTCTGGCCCAGGGAAACTGCCTCTTGAATGGGACACAGATCCTGGGAGGTGTGGGAGTGGCTGGAACTCTGGCAGCTGTCTGTATGTCTCTTACAGTAGGCAATCTCAGCAAAGGAGGTGACATGCTGGGAGTCCCAGCTCATACAGCGAGGACGGTGCAATGGGGTAGCTCTCCTCCCTTCTTTGTCTAAGCCTTCTTCCTGCTGGCCATGGAGAAACAGATACAACTTTGATTAGTTGACAGGAATGTCAACTGCTATGAAAGTCATTCTGCTCATCATACATCTTACAAATTAGTCAAAACCTGAAGAAGAAATTCAAAAGTTGTGCATCTTTTTAAACATACTGTAAGTCATTGTGGTATGCCAACCTGTTTCTCCCCCTGGCTCTGCTCTCCCCAGGCCTTACTGAAGAGGAAGTAGTGGCCCTCTGAGGTGACGCTGGTGGTGCTGGACCAGGCTGGGCTGGGCGAGGCTGACTGGGATGACAGATCACAGGTCACCAGCTTGTAGTACTTCTGGGTGGTCCCTGTGGGCAGCAGCCTGGCCTGGCTCTGGAGACAGGAAGTGAGGTCAGAGACCTCCAGAGAGGACAGGAGGCCCTGGGCGTCGGGAAGGTAGACATTACAGTTGGAGTCCAGCGCCTGTGGTGACCAGCAGGGGACAGAAGGCTCCCCGtcaagaggagaggaggttgtTCTGCCCCCCTGACTGGGGCCAGCAGCTTGAGGACCCTGGGGCTCCTGGGGGAAAGGTTGCAGGTTTAGGACAACAGTGCCTTCTGCTGGCTGGGATGACTGCATTGCAGGGCTGCTGAGGTCGTTTGGGGTGGCAGGGTTGTTACTCTTGTTGTAGATCGCGCTAAAGTTGACGAGAACCCCATCTGAGCTGTTGCAGGAGGAGTCTGTGACGTACTCTAGAAGCCCATCAGAGAAAGACTCAGGGAAACATTTTGTTTGGCCATAGCTGAAGCAGTAGCTCTCATCACCACATTTTAGCATATTATCTTCAACTTCCTCCAGTCTCTCCTGCTCCCTACAGTCCTTCAACACAGTTTTACCCCTGTTGTCATGGTTCTGACTGGCTGATTGGCTAGAAGGTTTGGAGGTCCGCCTCCCAGCATTACTCAGGGCCCAGTTAGAGTTTCCATGTAGCTGCAGTACAAAAGAGGAGTCCTCATGGTATCTGTGCAGGTTATCTCCATCACTatcttcatcctcctcatcttcatccACCCCTTCATTAGGGAGAAAGGAGTTGTGTAGCCGTAAAGTACCTCTAACTACAGGGTGTTGTTTATGTCTTTGAGAGATTGTCATCTGTGACGCCTCCTCTGATGATGATCCAGAGTCACACTTCCCACTGCTGTCACTGCCCCCCTCCCCGTCCCCCTCGCCCCAGTCCTCGTTGAGGCTCCAGTAGCTGGAGGAGATATGTCTGAGGCGGTTGTGGAAGGGCTCTCTGTGGAGGTTGCCTTGCTCGGGGAGGGAGGCAGCGCGGGTCAGACCCACGGAGCTGGAACACAGTCGACCAGGCCGCTTGGAAGAGCTGCGGCACAGAGCCGCCTGCACAGGAAGCTGCCAGGGGGGGAGCTGCACCAGGGGGAAGTGACACGCGATCAGGGTGTCCCCTGATAGGCTGGCTGTCCTGTTCATTCTCTCAGCTCAGCAGTTGATGTTATTACTGAAAGAGTCTCCATGCTCTGAAGGAAACATCTGAAACAGGAGGAAAGGAGAGCATTAAATGGGTTATGATGATACTAGAACAGATAAGCAGCCCAATGCTACTATGAAGCCTCATGCTAATTCTGGAGTCTATAGTCAGACTCGGACTACTAATGCCTCCTCTGCCCCAAGCCATCAGCATGGCCAGCGCTGCATGATTCACTCAGTCAGCCATGGCGTGCTCCCTTCCTCCTCACCTAACAAAAGTCACCCATAGCTACTCatagtggcgacccgtcattcagggcaggttgGGCGGGGCCCCACATTTTTAggccaattttttggggggaggttgcctgtttttcatgttattttgccattaatatgtgtcacacatcagtttgcaaacaatgtaaaaaataaaattaaaagttatattgagttaataaagcctccatacaaacatggtctcttttttgctttcttgagtaaagcaggtccaaaatacaggtgtttcagcctagatccgtgctttctgtggtggtggggcagccagcggaaaatacggagcgtaggggttggtaatgttctctagttacgCCGTGagtggctcagtgttctgtcactcatggggacactatgtcactgccaaatctaagggtagagcttgaaaattcaagccccttagGTGCTGCCATAGAGGTACAttagaattgtatttatttaacttttatttaactagacaaatcagttaagaacaaattattatttacaatgacggcctaccagaaggcaaaaggcctcctgtggggacgggggctgggattaaaaataaaatataaaatataggacaaaacacatcacgacaagagagacaccataacactacataaagagaaccCTAATACAACAaaatagcatggcagcaacacatgaaaacacagcatggtagcaacacaacatgaccacaacttggtagcagcacaaaacatggtacaaacattattgggcacagacaacagcacaaagggcaagaaggtagagacaacaatacatcacgcgaagcagccgttattgagtctttgaatgaagaggtaAAACGGTCCAGCATGAGTGTTTTTTcacagctcgttccagtcactagctgcagcaaactgaaaagaggagcaacccagggatgtgtgaggtgtatgaggtgactacctcaagctctaaaccctcagaggtagtaatcacacctgtggggagagtggcattcttcttaccaaaccacatgacctttgttttggaggtgttcagaacaaggttaagggcagagaaagatcATTGGAAACTAAGAAAGCTTTTTTGTAGAACGTTCAACACAAAatacagggaggggccagctgagtataagtatttaaatggatgagagagcttcctactgcttgagctatgttgttgatgtaaattgagaagagcgtggggcctaggatcgagccttggggtactcccttggtgacaggcagtggctgagacagcagatgttctgactttatacactgcactctttgagcgaggtagttagcaaaccaggccaaagacccctcagagacaccaatactcctgtcaggttgtgcgctactggtaagaagtcaggtgcaggagagcggagagttgtgatcaggcgcacACTTTAATTTGCAGAAGTAACAACAGACGGATGCAACTGCTtcaaaaacctccagccaaatggCAAAAGTGCAAAGCGCGACAACAGTCACAATAATGCATAAGTTAAACAATTAAACACACTCGGGTACAACACGGTACCCGGGGAAAACCAGCCTGGCGCGTAACACGAAACATGTAacaaaaacaattccacacaaagacatggggggaacagagggaatatatatgtagtgtgattagggaatgtaaaccaggtgtgcggggaaacaagacaaaacaaatggaacaatgaacagTGGactggcgatggctagaagaccggtgacgtcgaccgccgaacgccgcccgagaggagccgacttcggtagaagtcgtgacaactccttagccggcccacaagaatggaatggtctaccatatcaaaagctttggccaggtcaataaaAATAgaagcacaacattgcttagaatcaaggacaatggtgacatcatttagcACCCTTAacgttgcagtgacacatccataacctgagcggaaaccagattgaatacccgagagaatacaatagacatcaagaaagccagtcagttgattattgacaagtttttccaacacttttgggTAAACAGGACAAAATAGaaattacagtatataacagttaggatcaacTTTAtctcccctttaaataaaggctGCCTTCCAaacaatgggaacctccccagagaggagagacaggttaaaaaggtcagagagaggcttggcgatgataggggcagcaaccttaaagaagaaagggtcaaGTTGAAGGAGCTGCTTTAGCACTTCGGACTCAGTgagaaactttgtagtggggcaggggaaaaagagggaggagcatcggggatcgtcacattagaaggggtgggagatgaggaaatgttggacaggcaagGAGCCATGgcagagtcaaataggaatcctgacttaatgaagtggtgattaaagagctcagccatgtgctccttgtcagtaacaaccacatcatcaacattaagggacatgggcagctgtgaggaggagggtttattctccaggtctttaaccgttttccagaacttcttggggttagacccacagagagagaactgctccttaaagtaactaactttggccttccggatagcctgagtgcacttatttctaattTGCCTTAATGAGAGCCAATCAGCCTGAGTATGCATGTGCTGAGCGATTTGCCAAAttgaattcttgaggtggagtaactctgacagatcacggtcgaaccaggggctgaacctgtttttaattctcattttctttatggccGCGTatttgttaacctgtctgggctagggggcagtattttcacggccagatgaaaaacatacccaatttaaacaggttactactctggcccagaaattagaatatgcatattattagtagatttggatagaaaacactctgaagtttctaaatctgtttgaatggtgtctgtgagtataacagaactcatatggcaggcaaaaacctgagaaaaatccaagcaggaagtgaaaagtctgagaattgtagttcttcttttgattctctatcgaagctacagtgtctgtgggggacgttgcacttcctaaggcttccattggctgtctaaagccttcagaaagtggtttgagcattttcctgtcactgggcagataataggagctcagttaatgagtggtctgcctggcaacaaagagattggatatgctcggtcccgcgagcacgcccctccttctttttcttcttaaatgaatatgctattgtccggtaggaatattatcgcaattttccATTAAAAAAACCATAAAGATTGAGataaaaaaataccataaagacatgcttctaagtacggtaatggaacattttgacttttcgtctctcgttccgcgctcgcgcgttatgcctttgaaTAAGTGATcagtacgcacgaacaaaaacaacatttcttgtggaagtagcagtcctgggagtgcattctgacgaagatcagcaaaggtaagagaatatttctaatactaattctgagtttaggttgcgccgaacttggcgggtgtctgaatagctcgccgtgatggctgagctatgtactcagaatattgaaaaatgagctttctccgtaaagctattttaaaatctgacacagcggttgcatccaggggtagtctatctataattcttaaaataattgttatatattttgtcaacgtttatgatgagtatttttgtaaattgatgtgcacattcaccggacgttttggtgggaatacattttctgaacatcacgcgccaatgtaaaatgctgtttttggatataaatatgaactttatcgaacaaaacatacatgtaacataatgtcctaggagtgtcatctgatgaagatcgtcaaaggttagtgcttcatttagctgtgttttgggttttattgacacatgtccttgcttggaaaatggctgtgtgattatttttgtctatgtactctcctaaatAATCTAATTGTcacgtctgatttggactggcgtagaggcggaatcagatgcaggagacagaggtgctggaggtgagtgtcttttaataaactgacacacacaaacgctgaAAAGCACAGGGCGGTATACAAAGTTCGCCTGGGAGAAACActttcccataaaacacaaaatatatattCCACGGCACAAaagcaaggagcgcagcccggtaaatccttaGACAAAACTGTCGGAAaacacaacgtggacaataaacaatcccgcacaaaatcccaactgaaaacacacattaaataagcccccactaatgacatacacaaaacaggtgcggaacagacagacaaaactaaaagacacagaaacaacgatcggtggcagctaataggccggcgacgacgaccgccgagcgccgcccgaccgaggaggggcgccactttcgttggatcctgtgacactaatgttttgctttcgctgtaaagcctttttgaaatcagacaatgtggttagattaacgaaaagtttatctttaaaatggtgtaaaatagttgtatgtttgagaaagttgaattatgacattttgttgtttttgaatttgccgccctgacatttcactggctgtgtcccgcaggtgggacgctagcgtcccacctagcccatagaagttaacgataccactgaaaatatataaaaaagaagGTCTAAGCGttttcgacagaggggatcaagctgattctgaagtgcccatccaagaaggctcaaggtcattggccacagttaaaatgatgtaaaatcatgttatatctacagtagctttgactggactgatcatgtcaacatcatactttcaaaatcttagctagcagtcatcatcatgaatcaagtcgacaatctaccggcaaatcctttttaatccttgtcatatgaagataaataatgaagagaaattatagataaaatgtaccggtgctcattggccattggacataaacattacacaagttggaaattgtaatttcaacaatgagtggtttggaagaaatcagtggctaactgcaaacattgcaaagcaatcactagcctgctattcagtggattgggtgtgtggtcccaattcttggtttaagggtctcttttccaagcataaaataataaacattcaacataagccatgctgtcaatccagcatgatttcagccgcgctcaaaacaacagttaactcagaactgggaaatctgacttcagtgagttccagacaactgggaactcaggaaaaaacgagctccgactgcgaaaatacattttgaatggtcatccaaatCGGGatctctggcctctttctagagctacaacctgaagatcattgacgtcatcatgattataccttgtttttttctgagttccctgttgtcttgaaaacaccataaatccagagaatgccagactgatgacaaaatttgcctgCGAAAGACCGCCACACCACCTTCCagttcaagtgagcacaacaaggtgagtccaaaaatgtcttgtaaagctgctgcataaattatgtaaaatGCCAGGgaaatatgtatactgtagctaagaaagtaatactaagtgtatgttgtgtagtaagctgttagtagcccatgtgcctcaccctaataatttggtctattttcccctcttaatttagcctactgttctgacttggtggtgcacatgtagcctataaccggtttagagaaatgtaatcattgaatattgtaagagctttcattgtctgcttatatgcccccattATTTAtactacggttctgacttggtgtacagggagaatactgtaagaacggcccatgttctgaattctgtcgctgtacatttcaaaagtgctgaacaaatatttATATTAACTAcgttcattaatgtcttaatcgaaattacggattgcctcttgtCTGCttatcgtccccttatgccatagtttgtacatctcaattgtcagtagaaaccacatttgtttaagcaagtcagccatatcagtgtgtgttaaaggcagtaaatgaggctgaatgaactgtttcgctgtcagacaaggctctgctgatagccaggtgtagaaGTGGCAAGGTGTTTGGACTGCTgttggccctaacagtttgtgggcactgtttgtcaccgttatattgcaattcatgtattgtttagtgttgtgttgtgtagtggctttgctggcatgcatcccccaATTTTTGTTagtttgcccaaccaagatttacattctaaaatcgccactggctaCTCATAGTCTGTCTGACTCTGCACTGCAACTGGGGCAGCAATACTGCAGATAACCAACAAAGACGAGATAACCAACAATActgcctgataaccaacaacgtcgagacagcctatagagaggaggtaagTTAATTGGCAttctggtgccaggacaacaacctatccctcaacctcagcaaaacaaaggagttgattgttgacttaAGGAATTAGAGGATGGAACACGCcccgatccacatcaacgggactgcagtagagagaatCAGCAGTTTTAAGTTTGTCAGCATACACATGACAGAGGACGTTACATGGACAAACATACTgtataaaacttgaaacttgatagTCTGATAGAAAGACCGTGTTACACAACACAGCTATTCATGTACACCTCTTAAAGACCCAGTGCAGTCagaaatgtgattttcctgtgttttatatacaagtaactgccaaaataaaggaaataccaacaaagtgtcttaataaggctttgggccaccacgagctgccaaaacagcttcaatgtgccttggcatagattctacaagtgtctggaactctattggagcaATGCAACAATTAGCATCAAGGCTAACGCTATTGTTAAACGCTTAATAATGACAAATAACACTGCCATAAATGTCATTAATGTAAAGAAAGAAAGGTAGTGTTTTAAAAATATGTATATGTTTacattacttattttatttatttcccaCCGTTTTATAAGTCAGAAGACAGCCATCCAGACCTTCCTAGGACCATGTAAATGTCCTCTGTCGATTAAACTTGTATTTGCCTCCCTCTGGTGGTCGGCTGCATCATTACATCCATTTATATCACTTCACCGTAATGTTATGTCAAAGCAATCTTTGAATTTGTCCCGAGAAGGCGGATCTAAATACATCACTTTCATAGCTCTACGACAAAGAATCCAACCTACACATTTCCTTAAACCTAAAATAAGTAAAGAAGTAATTTTGTGTGGAAGTCAAAATTTGTTTTAGGTCGGAGACAGACACATTGTATATGCTAAGGATTCCCCCTCATCTATAAGAGGGACGCACGCTGTTTAAATGGACCAAATGTTGATTTAGACGTTCACAAATTTAACAGATTTTGACTCTCACTAATGTCATAATATGTTTGGTAAAGTATTAAAGAAGGTGAAATATTTTGGGTAGATATTCCTAAAGCGGATTATAGCAATATATGGACATATTATAAAGTATGAAAAGGCTTATTCAttcacaattgtattttatcataCTATCATCTTGGTATAGATTTTATAGTACTTTTATTGTGTACTGGATCATATTGGTtgaaaagttttttttctttctcagaCATAAATGAACAATTCCTGGTGAAAGCCAAA is a window from the Salmo trutta chromosome 23, fSalTru1.1, whole genome shotgun sequence genome containing:
- the LOC115160270 gene encoding iporin, producing the protein MNRTASLSGDTLIACHFPLVQLPPWQLPVQAALCRSSSKRPGRLCSSSVGLTRAASLPEQGNLHREPFHNRLRHISSSYWSLNEDWGEGDGEGGSDSSGKCDSGSSSEEASQMTISQRHKQHPVVRGTLRLHNSFLPNEGVDEDEEDEDSDGDNLHRYHEDSSFVLQLHGNSNWALSNAGRRTSKPSSQSASQNHDNRGKTVLKDCREQERLEEVEDNMLKCGDESYCFSYGQTKCFPESFSDGLLEYVTDSSCNSSDGVLVNFSAIYNKSNNPATPNDLSSPAMQSSQPAEGTVVLNLQPFPQEPQGPQAAGPSQGGRTTSSPLDGEPSVPCWSPQALDSNCNVYLPDAQGLLSSLEVSDLTSCLQSQARLLPTGTTQKYYKLVTCDLSSQSASPSPAWSSTTSVTSEGHYFLFSKAWGEQSQGEKQQEEGLDKEGRRATPLHRPRCMSWDSQHVTSFAEIAYCKRHTDSCQSSSHSHTSQDLCPIQEAVSLGQSSSHSPLLLSPNQGSITVSNHPSVSPNHETEEEGACSWATPVVRYSKAQRPTSLPIQPFVLLPPAGKPQSQPLGSLLDQYISHKNTKPSSSSQPGSKCIGKGNRLLTHLHPSPLGSYGAILLEGPSSSDTCSTCTPSPQHFQSRLNWTHSSPYRPHTSVGLTSTSPKQAQTSTKLTQAYSCQDKLYEDLDQTYPSPAQAHSSPNQSHCKDSIKRSQGMAQICQDLIRLSPVQKSLNPVLLTHSPHCPISHVATMSPSDSHIHHPDLLVSFSPDPPLLPHKTIPLSSVPMTGSAASHRSLTAALSSVSSLSALLQPLVSAGPSVKQHQQQHCDSFSLSDSRPPVEFCLSPEASYESLSISHLQRRGLLKSVSLAVDLIMAHFGTSRDPGEKIRLGNSSRSPTIGGLVLEHLCPTIQNILQDGLRDHKLDLIIGHRRNHAWNVVEASTQTGPTTQVLHSLLSKVRQCSLLTSHCMRLRAFIMGLLNLRALEFWLNHLYNQKDKVTDHYHPWGFLAMSHGQCQPLFQELLLLLQPLSMLPFDLNLLLEPRLLLNRQLCSEEQASPCSTFLMTSWPLLRGDRQGAYGSMDGPRDNSRPPGDRHQLVQHLQGSTQGSKVMGQEKWVRHLGKSSRSLWSATSPGWWQRRPAHAEGGVEYGQIYMDVIHTEPQQGMEGRREGESSQEGRREGTGLETPRMPADPQDESLSQGGLRWAKLFGSGGNPPTKTQRAPPNLNGAQAQKRRPSQWLQLDRSQLGLLAHTVWSGKLPAPQPDQKHQT